The Synechocystis sp. PCC 7509 genome includes a window with the following:
- a CDS encoding J domain-containing protein, translating to MSQDNAAQKNSSYYSLLGLHPSASVIEIRRAYRELSKHYHPDTTKLSTEIATSKFQELNQAYATLSNIERRIAYDYVIGYSRLSVIQAPSYLDRSVRDRTSPPAARGTEEFANSSAYLDPTDRPLSAGEIFALFILGLTIVGCLILAIAIGLLRGDKAWQPISTTSSQLVIQQFTVIVKIALQSLSNFP from the coding sequence ATGAGTCAAGATAATGCCGCACAAAAAAATAGCAGTTACTACTCTTTGCTAGGGTTGCATCCTTCCGCGTCAGTTATAGAAATTCGTCGAGCCTACCGAGAATTAAGTAAGCACTACCACCCCGATACCACCAAATTATCTACAGAAATCGCCACTTCCAAGTTTCAAGAGCTTAACCAGGCTTATGCTACCCTCAGCAATATTGAAAGACGCATCGCTTACGATTATGTCATTGGCTATTCGCGATTATCGGTAATTCAAGCGCCATCTTACTTAGATCGCTCCGTCCGCGATCGCACTAGCCCACCCGCAGCCCGTGGCACTGAAGAATTTGCCAATTCCTCCGCTTATCTCGATCCAACAGATCGCCCTTTATCGGCGGGAGAAATATTTGCTTTGTTTATTTTAGGACTAACAATAGTTGGTTGTCTGATTTTAGCGATCGCTATTGGCTTACTTCGCGGCGACAAAGCTTGGCAACCAATATCAACCACTTCCTCACAGCTTGTTATCCAGCAGTTTACAGTTATCGTAAAGATTGCTTTACAATCACTCAGCAATTTTCCCTAG
- a CDS encoding type II toxin-antitoxin system RelE family toxin, translating into MKSFTTPDFWQAYSELDPEMKAQAQKAYQLWQQNPLYPSLHFKKVDNNLWSVRIGEGV; encoded by the coding sequence ATGAAGTCCTTTACAACACCTGATTTTTGGCAAGCATATTCAGAACTAGATCCAGAAATGAAAGCACAAGCTCAAAAAGCTTATCAACTTTGGCAACAAAATCCCCTGTATCCTTCCTTGCACTTCAAAAAGGTTGATAATAATTTGTGGTCTGTACGAATCGGTGAGGGGGTTTGA
- a CDS encoding DUF1361 domain-containing protein, whose amino-acid sequence MALIKTLRWILSRNAGRIGWNLFLAFIPLGLSFWLFRRGRSRSFTWWLVFVVFLAFLPNAPYILTDIIHLIYDVRDVNSVWTVTLVVFPLHIIFILSGFQAYVLSLINLGYYLQRIGRSKSIVAAELFIHALCAVGIYLGRFPRYNSWDLLAKPDDLVSTVVEDLIGKIPLAIIFITFVIITILYWLFKQITIAVLWQRGAIAFYQPDNTSITPQQ is encoded by the coding sequence ATGGCTTTAATAAAAACACTGCGGTGGATTTTAAGCCGGAATGCAGGGCGAATTGGTTGGAATTTATTTCTAGCTTTTATTCCTTTAGGTTTGAGTTTTTGGTTGTTTCGTCGCGGGCGATCGCGTTCTTTTACTTGGTGGTTGGTGTTTGTCGTTTTCTTAGCTTTTTTACCCAACGCACCTTATATTTTGACTGATATTATTCATCTTATTTATGATGTTCGCGATGTTAATTCTGTATGGACAGTTACTTTAGTTGTTTTTCCTTTGCACATAATATTTATTTTGTCTGGGTTTCAAGCCTATGTTCTATCTTTGATTAACTTAGGTTATTATTTGCAACGCATTGGCAGGAGCAAATCGATTGTAGCTGCGGAGTTATTTATTCATGCTTTGTGTGCCGTTGGTATTTATTTAGGCAGATTTCCACGCTACAATAGCTGGGATTTACTCGCTAAACCGGATGACTTAGTAAGTACGGTAGTAGAAGATTTGATCGGTAAAATTCCCTTGGCAATCATTTTTATTACTTTTGTAATAATTACCATCTTGTACTGGCTTTTTAAGCAGATAACCATAGCAGTATTATGGCAGCGAGGCGCAATAGCTTTTTATCAACCTGATAATACATCAATTACCCCTCAACAATAA
- a CDS encoding type II toxin-antitoxin system VapC family toxin, with translation MYILDTDHFSVLDRGGVQAQHLLQKLASVDRLLVATSIISYEEQMRGWLSYIGKTQTIEKQVTAYRELKRQLINYCTIPVVEFDEQAAQEFQRLKKLYPRLGTMDLKIAAIALVNEAILLTRNSSDFGQIAGLIMEDWT, from the coding sequence ATGTATATTCTCGATACGGATCATTTCAGCGTTTTGGATCGTGGAGGAGTTCAAGCCCAACATCTGTTGCAAAAGCTGGCAAGTGTCGATCGCTTGCTGGTGGCAACAAGTATTATTAGCTACGAAGAACAAATGCGAGGCTGGTTAAGCTACATAGGCAAAACCCAGACTATTGAAAAACAAGTTACAGCCTACAGAGAGCTAAAGCGGCAATTAATCAATTACTGTACAATTCCAGTTGTTGAGTTTGATGAGCAAGCAGCCCAAGAATTTCAACGACTAAAGAAGTTGTATCCAAGGCTTGGTACAATGGACTTAAAGATTGCCGCGATCGCACTGGTAAATGAAGCAATTCTATTAACTCGTAACAGTTCTGACTTTGGGCAAATTGCCGGGTTAATTATGGAGGATTGGACGTAA
- a CDS encoding Ycf66 family protein, with protein MLAYVLALAVGLGSFALYMAAFFFPEVHRKNDFIWSGVGLFYALVLWVYGDRISGGLLLGQGASVALLGWSISQTLQLRRQLTPIAQKTDLPSTANVTSMVQDKVSKSVPAVTSGIEGVFNSLKTKFQQLLNKPIQSKTPVANKPVSTPKPQVEAIVEVIDNRTTPPEPTVGVKTTPEVAPLVIDTVEITEATSEIETTAPPLTEEEAISQAVETVSIQIEEQTPIVAVPPHPPDPELVEAAIRDAQEKQQPVSPPDPEVPENPSPS; from the coding sequence ATGCTGGCCTACGTTCTGGCATTAGCAGTCGGTCTTGGTAGCTTTGCATTATACATGGCTGCCTTCTTTTTTCCAGAAGTACACCGCAAAAATGATTTTATTTGGAGTGGGGTAGGGCTATTTTACGCTTTAGTATTATGGGTGTATGGCGATCGCATTAGTGGCGGGTTATTACTCGGTCAAGGAGCGAGTGTCGCTTTGTTAGGTTGGTCTATTAGTCAAACTTTGCAGTTGCGCCGCCAGCTTACCCCTATTGCCCAAAAAACTGATTTGCCAAGTACCGCCAACGTTACAAGTATGGTGCAAGACAAAGTATCAAAATCTGTTCCGGCGGTAACTTCAGGAATTGAAGGTGTTTTTAACAGTTTAAAAACCAAATTTCAGCAGCTATTGAATAAACCGATTCAATCTAAAACTCCTGTTGCCAATAAACCTGTATCGACTCCTAAACCGCAGGTAGAGGCAATAGTAGAAGTAATTGACAATCGCACTACTCCACCAGAACCCACAGTAGGAGTAAAAACAACCCCAGAAGTTGCACCACTTGTTATAGACACGGTAGAAATTACCGAAGCAACTTCAGAAATAGAAACTACTGCGCCTCCTTTAACCGAAGAAGAAGCAATTTCTCAAGCTGTAGAAACTGTTTCCATCCAAATAGAAGAGCAAACCCCCATAGTAGCCGTGCCTCCTCATCCGCCCGATCCAGAGCTTGTAGAAGCGGCTATTAGAGACGCACAGGAAAAGCAGCAACCCGTATCGCCGCCAGATCCAGAAGTGCCAGAAAACCCATCACCTAGCTAA
- the pirA gene encoding arginine synthesis PII-interacting regulator PirA — protein MNRNRQQAAKQASDAHRVNIQRSLEHRLQVARANGDEQLVRQLETEMSYFN, from the coding sequence ATGAACAGAAACAGACAACAAGCCGCAAAGCAAGCCTCCGATGCTCACCGCGTAAATATTCAAAGAAGTTTAGAGCATCGCCTGCAAGTTGCTAGAGCTAATGGAGACGAACAGCTAGTACGGCAGCTAGAAACAGAAATGAGCTATTTCAACTAA